The following coding sequences lie in one Arachis ipaensis cultivar K30076 chromosome B03, Araip1.1, whole genome shotgun sequence genomic window:
- the LOC107630616 gene encoding AUGMIN subunit 8 isoform X1 has translation MDVCESEQGSGKHKSVQTPRAAPFVLAEKNNAPTTRRSRTKQVSSRYKSPIPANPTEFTSPHKSPTPVATREVSSRYRSPSPAPPSRRFPSPNPTRTALPSSSSSSSSLQKRAQSSERRRPSTPPSPPPPRPSTPVRDSSLDVKLSSGRAAAGGRLPESLWPSTMRSLSVSFNSDSISSPVSKKSKPVTSLRPTSNVAHKQAEALPLIRKPTPERKRSPLKGKNISNQSENSKPVEILPSKFIDQHRWPSRIGGKVSSSALNRSVDLAVSRSFDTPAPPTVLSSLKRCSSDAITLFSRVGSGNVSGEVLRSQKSLPLTPSGKAGPGFTGVRSQSLSVPGSHSHPALPSRTSALSCSGSRGISPSRSRPSTPPPRGVSPSRIRSSGSSVQSSNSNSVLTFIADFRKGNKGAANVEDAHQLRLLYNRYLQWRFTNARAEAALYIQNAIVERTLYDVWRTTLSLLESVIRNRIDLQQRKLELKLNSILNDEMNFLDDWAVFERDHGDTLSGAVQDFKASTLCLPVAGGAKVDIEHLKAAIGQAVDVMQAMGSTICSSLLRVEGMNNLISEVAIVAAKEKALLDECELLLASVAAIQVEESSVRTHLMQIKLALEMSK, from the exons ATGGATGTATGTGAATCAGAGCAAGGCTCAGGGAAACACAAATCTGTGCAGACCCCGAGAGCAGCCCCCTTTGTTCTGGCAGAAAAGAACAATGCACCCACCACTCGGCGCTCCAGAACAAAACAAGTTAGCTCTCGGTACAAGTCTCCTATTCCGGCTAACCCAACAGAATTTACATCTCCACATAAGTCGCCCACTCCGGTCGCCACAAGAGAAGTTAGTTCCCGGTATAGGTCACCTTCTCCGGCTCCCCCTTCTCGAAGATTCCCTTCACCAAATCCTACAAGGACAGCATTACCATCATCGtcttcatcgtcatcatcattacAAAAGAGAGCTCAATCGTCAGAAAGAAGGAGGCCTTCGACTCCTCCTTCACCGCCGCCACCAAGGCCTTCCACGCCGGTCCGTGACTCATCCTTAGATGTCAAGTTATCATCCGGAAGGGCGGCGGCAGGTGGCCGTTTGCCAGAAAGTCTATGGCCTTCCACAATGCGGAGCCTCAGCGTTTCTTTCAATTCAGACTCCATTTCCAGTCCTGTTAGCAAGAAGTCAAAGCCAGTAACCTCCCTGCGTCCGACATCAAATGTGGCACACAAGCAGGCTGAAGCTCTTCCCTTAATAAGGAAGCCTACACCAGAAAGAAAGAGGAGTCCTCTAAAAGGGAAAAATATCTCTAATCAGTCTGAGAATTCGAAGCCAGTGGAGATTTTGCCTTCTAAATTCATAGATCAGCATCGGTGGCCTAGTAGGATTGGCGGGAAGGTATCTTCTAGTGCCCTAAACAGGAGTGTTGATCTTGCTGTTTCTAGAAGTTTCGACACTCCAGCACCTCCAACTGTTTTATCTTCACTGAAGAGATGTTCTAGTGATGCTATTACTCTGTTTTCGCGTGTTGGAAGTGGTAATGTAAGTGGTGAGGTGTTAAGGTCACAAAAATCTCTACCTCTTACTCCGTCAGGTAAAGCAGGACCGGGGTTTACTGGAGTCAGATCTCAGTCCTTATCAGTTCCTGGATCACACTCGCATCCTGCGTTGCCTAGTAGGACCTCGGCGTTATCATGTTCTGGGTCAAGAGGAATCAGTCCATCTAGATCAAGACCATCAACTCCTCCTCCTAGAGGGGTTAGTCCATCTCGAATAAGGTCGTCTGGTTCATCCGTTCAATCCAGCAATTCAAATTCAGTGCTTACCTTCATTGCTGATTTTAGAAAAGGGAACAAGGGTGCAGCCAACGTAGAAGATGCTCACCAATTACGGCTTCTATACAACAGATACTTGCAATGGAGATTTACCAATGCAAGAGCCGAGGCTGCACTTTACATCCAAAATGCAATTGTAGAG AGAACACTGTATGATGTATGGAGAACTACTCTCTCACTGTTGGAGTCTGTTATCAGGAACAGGATTGATCTTCAGCAGCGGAAGCTTGAGCTTAAGCtgaattctattttgaatgatgAA ATGAACTTCCTTGATGATTGGGCTGTATTTGAAAGAGATCACGGCGACACTTTATCTGGTGCTGTACAAGATTTTAAGGCAAGCACTCTTTGTCTACCGGTAGCTGGAGGAGCAAAG GTCGATATAGAGCATTTGAAAGCTGCTATCGGTCAAGCTGTTGATGTTATGCAAGCAATGGGATCTACAATCTGCTCATCACTTTTACGG GTGGAGGGCATGAATAATTTAATTTCCGAGGTTGCAATTGTAGCAGCCAAGGAGAAAGCTTTGCTTGATGAGTGTGAATTACTACTGGCTTCGGTAGCAGCTATTCAG GTAGAAGAAAGTAGTGTCCGAACGCATCTCATGCAGATCAAGCTAGCTTTGGAGATGAGCAAATAG
- the LOC107630616 gene encoding AUGMIN subunit 8 isoform X2, with amino-acid sequence MDVCESEQGSGKHKSVQTPRAAPFVLAEKNNAPTTRRSRTKQVSSRYKSPIPANPTEFTSPHKSPTPVATREVSSRYRSPSPAPPSRRFPSPNPTRTALPSSSSSSSSLQKRAQSSERRRPSTPPSPPPPRPSTPVRDSSLDVKLSSGRAAAGGRLPESLWPSTMRSLSVSFNSDSISSPVSKKSKPVTSLRPTSNVAHKQAEALPLIRKPTPERKRSPLKGKNISNQSENSKPVEILPSKFIDQHRWPSRIGGKVSSSALNRSVDLAVSRSFDTPAPPTVLSSLKRCSSDAITLFSRVGSGNVSGEVLRSQKSLPLTPSGKAGPGFTGVRSQSLSVPGSHSHPALPSRTSALSCSGSRGISPSRSRPSTPPPRGVSPSRIRSSGSSVQSSNSNSVLTFIADFRKGNKGAANVEDAHQLRLLYNRYLQWRFTNARAEAALYIQNAIVERTLYDVWRTTLSLLESVIRNRIDLQQRKLELKLNSILNDEKCEMLSSFVFPYLFKDKVLFWSPMFEPNSNLVTNILNIVFLYIED; translated from the exons ATGGATGTATGTGAATCAGAGCAAGGCTCAGGGAAACACAAATCTGTGCAGACCCCGAGAGCAGCCCCCTTTGTTCTGGCAGAAAAGAACAATGCACCCACCACTCGGCGCTCCAGAACAAAACAAGTTAGCTCTCGGTACAAGTCTCCTATTCCGGCTAACCCAACAGAATTTACATCTCCACATAAGTCGCCCACTCCGGTCGCCACAAGAGAAGTTAGTTCCCGGTATAGGTCACCTTCTCCGGCTCCCCCTTCTCGAAGATTCCCTTCACCAAATCCTACAAGGACAGCATTACCATCATCGtcttcatcgtcatcatcattacAAAAGAGAGCTCAATCGTCAGAAAGAAGGAGGCCTTCGACTCCTCCTTCACCGCCGCCACCAAGGCCTTCCACGCCGGTCCGTGACTCATCCTTAGATGTCAAGTTATCATCCGGAAGGGCGGCGGCAGGTGGCCGTTTGCCAGAAAGTCTATGGCCTTCCACAATGCGGAGCCTCAGCGTTTCTTTCAATTCAGACTCCATTTCCAGTCCTGTTAGCAAGAAGTCAAAGCCAGTAACCTCCCTGCGTCCGACATCAAATGTGGCACACAAGCAGGCTGAAGCTCTTCCCTTAATAAGGAAGCCTACACCAGAAAGAAAGAGGAGTCCTCTAAAAGGGAAAAATATCTCTAATCAGTCTGAGAATTCGAAGCCAGTGGAGATTTTGCCTTCTAAATTCATAGATCAGCATCGGTGGCCTAGTAGGATTGGCGGGAAGGTATCTTCTAGTGCCCTAAACAGGAGTGTTGATCTTGCTGTTTCTAGAAGTTTCGACACTCCAGCACCTCCAACTGTTTTATCTTCACTGAAGAGATGTTCTAGTGATGCTATTACTCTGTTTTCGCGTGTTGGAAGTGGTAATGTAAGTGGTGAGGTGTTAAGGTCACAAAAATCTCTACCTCTTACTCCGTCAGGTAAAGCAGGACCGGGGTTTACTGGAGTCAGATCTCAGTCCTTATCAGTTCCTGGATCACACTCGCATCCTGCGTTGCCTAGTAGGACCTCGGCGTTATCATGTTCTGGGTCAAGAGGAATCAGTCCATCTAGATCAAGACCATCAACTCCTCCTCCTAGAGGGGTTAGTCCATCTCGAATAAGGTCGTCTGGTTCATCCGTTCAATCCAGCAATTCAAATTCAGTGCTTACCTTCATTGCTGATTTTAGAAAAGGGAACAAGGGTGCAGCCAACGTAGAAGATGCTCACCAATTACGGCTTCTATACAACAGATACTTGCAATGGAGATTTACCAATGCAAGAGCCGAGGCTGCACTTTACATCCAAAATGCAATTGTAGAG AGAACACTGTATGATGTATGGAGAACTACTCTCTCACTGTTGGAGTCTGTTATCAGGAACAGGATTGATCTTCAGCAGCGGAAGCTTGAGCTTAAGCtgaattctattttgaatgatgAA AAATGTGAAATGTTATCGTCTTTCGTCTTTCCTTATTTGTTTAAGGATAAAGTACTATTTTGGTCTCCAATGTTTGAGCCAAATTCTAATTTGGTCACTAACATTTTAAACATCGTATTTCTATATATTGAGGACTAA